In a single window of the Hoyosella subflava DQS3-9A1 genome:
- a CDS encoding UDP-N-acetylmuramoyl-tripeptide--D-alanyl-D-alanine ligase, whose protein sequence is MIAMTLREVADLTGGTLHDVPDENAVVTGTVEFDSRKVTAGGLFLALPGAQADGHDYARAAVDAGACAILAARPVGVPAVVVPPIAAQDSSWQGTAMALEHDADGSGAAVLAALAKLARANVDVLTEQHGLTVVGVTGSAGKTSTKDLIASVLKPLGSTIAPPGSFNNEIGHPWTALRAGIGTQFLVLEMSARGPGHIAALAATAPPRIGVVINVGTAHLGEFGSREVIAATKGELVESLPDAAAGGVAVLNADDPLVAAMAKRTTARVVFIGQSGNAHVRATDVRLDDQARASFTLTAPQGVTEVTLAVHGEHQVTNALCAAAVALECGATVDQVAAALGEAKAVSARRMDVSTRSDGVTVINDSYNANPDSVKAALKALVTMARSGKPSRRCWAVLGEMAELGENSVIEHDGIGRQAVRLLVDRLVVVGTGRPSHAMHQGAVMEGSWDNESVLVPDAAAAIAALTAEVSPGDVVLVKASQSVGLWTVAEALLAGGESTDSTDTATRTESIQ, encoded by the coding sequence GTGATCGCCATGACACTGCGTGAGGTAGCGGATCTCACGGGAGGGACGCTTCATGACGTGCCGGACGAGAACGCGGTCGTCACGGGCACAGTGGAGTTCGATTCACGCAAGGTAACGGCCGGCGGACTATTCCTAGCGCTGCCGGGGGCACAGGCGGATGGGCACGATTACGCGCGGGCAGCTGTGGATGCGGGAGCATGCGCGATCCTGGCGGCCCGCCCAGTCGGGGTGCCGGCTGTCGTGGTCCCGCCAATAGCAGCGCAGGACTCGAGTTGGCAGGGTACCGCGATGGCGCTCGAGCATGATGCCGATGGATCTGGTGCTGCCGTCCTTGCGGCGCTCGCTAAACTAGCCCGCGCAAACGTCGATGTGCTCACTGAACAGCACGGCCTCACAGTGGTCGGCGTAACGGGGTCAGCAGGTAAGACGTCTACGAAGGATCTGATTGCATCAGTCCTGAAACCACTCGGATCAACTATCGCCCCGCCTGGATCATTCAACAACGAGATCGGCCACCCCTGGACTGCACTGCGTGCCGGTATCGGTACGCAGTTTCTCGTCCTCGAAATGTCCGCACGCGGCCCGGGGCACATTGCGGCCCTGGCAGCGACGGCGCCACCCCGTATCGGGGTTGTGATCAATGTGGGTACCGCGCACCTAGGAGAGTTTGGTAGCCGGGAGGTAATCGCGGCTACCAAGGGTGAACTCGTGGAGTCGCTGCCTGATGCGGCCGCCGGAGGCGTCGCAGTCTTGAACGCCGACGACCCCCTCGTCGCTGCGATGGCGAAACGAACAACTGCCCGTGTGGTGTTTATTGGACAGTCCGGGAACGCTCATGTGCGCGCCACCGACGTTCGCCTCGATGATCAGGCTCGCGCGTCGTTCACGCTGACAGCTCCGCAGGGCGTTACTGAGGTGACGCTCGCGGTACACGGCGAGCATCAGGTAACCAATGCGCTGTGCGCGGCCGCGGTAGCACTCGAATGTGGGGCCACGGTCGACCAGGTCGCGGCTGCGCTGGGTGAGGCCAAGGCCGTCTCAGCGCGCCGGATGGACGTCAGTACCAGATCTGATGGCGTGACAGTGATCAACGACTCCTACAACGCGAACCCTGATTCGGTGAAAGCTGCGCTTAAGGCGCTGGTCACTATGGCTCGGTCTGGGAAGCCGTCGCGTCGTTGCTGGGCGGTCCTGGGGGAAATGGCTGAGCTTGGCGAAAATTCGGTGATCGAGCACGACGGGATCGGCAGGCAGGCGGTGCGGCTGCTCGTCGACCGGCTCGTAGTGGTGGGGACTGGGCGGCCATCGCACGCCATGCATCAAGGGGCCGTGATGGAAGGGTCCTGGGACAACGAGTCGGTGCTCGTACCGGATGCAGCAGCCGCGATAGCGGCACTGACCGCCGAGGTGAGCCCCGGAGATGTCGTGCTCGTGAAGGCATCACAGTCAGTAGGCCTGTGGACTGTGGCGGAGGCGCTGCTAGCCGGCGGTGAGAGCACTGACAGCACTGATACGGCGACGAGGACGGAGAGCATCCAATGA
- a CDS encoding peptidoglycan D,D-transpeptidase FtsI family protein, with protein MSPSRSRRQPAKPGARVYRFRVAGFVMFLAIGLIVVQLINVQGFSAPRLSAEAAMQRTVSLVDPATRGPIVDRNGNVIAFTTEARALTFQPRRVREQLETVAENDPTAPDPDARLREIARGVARALDDQVTERTLRRQIMSDETFTYLARGVDPAVATEIQEDFPEVGSERQDIRQYPGGALAANIVGSTGWDGHGLMGLEKAMDAELAGQNGSRTYDRSEDGAVIPGSTRDVYPAVDGSTVELTIDADIQFFVQQQAQLAKDRSGARNVSAVVMDAHTGEILAMANDGTFNPALGLGAPENKVSELGNLSVSTPFEPGSVAKLVTAAAAIEDGLTTPDEVLDVDGRINMAGVTVRDAWEHGVVPYTTTGIFGKSSNVGTLLLAERVGEERYAEMLWRFGIGLPTGIELPGESSGMVPPLDQWGGGTFANLPIGQGLSMSLLQMTGMYQAVANDGVRVPPRIIRASVDASGNRTESERPEPVEVVSAETAEIVRDMFRSVVQRDPMGYQQGTGPQAAIEGYQVSGKTGTAQQVDPNCGCYSNSTYWITFAGIAPSDDPRYVIGVMLDAPVRGVDGGGGTSGAPLFHNIASWLLQRENIPLSEDAGPRLVLDTSAP; from the coding sequence GTGAGCCCATCCCGGTCGCGACGGCAGCCAGCGAAGCCGGGGGCACGCGTGTACCGCTTCCGTGTCGCTGGATTCGTCATGTTCCTAGCAATCGGGCTCATCGTTGTTCAGCTCATCAATGTTCAGGGCTTCTCCGCGCCGCGCCTTTCCGCCGAGGCCGCCATGCAGCGGACCGTATCCTTAGTCGACCCCGCCACACGGGGGCCGATCGTCGATCGAAATGGCAACGTCATCGCCTTCACCACAGAGGCACGAGCGTTGACCTTCCAGCCGCGCAGGGTCCGGGAGCAACTCGAGACCGTGGCGGAGAATGATCCGACCGCACCTGATCCGGACGCGCGGCTTCGAGAAATCGCGAGGGGTGTCGCGCGTGCGCTCGACGATCAGGTGACGGAACGGACACTTCGGCGCCAGATTATGAGCGACGAGACGTTTACGTACCTCGCTCGCGGAGTCGACCCCGCTGTTGCCACGGAGATCCAGGAGGACTTCCCTGAAGTCGGCTCCGAGCGCCAAGACATCCGCCAATATCCAGGCGGTGCACTTGCAGCGAACATCGTGGGGTCCACGGGGTGGGACGGACACGGCCTGATGGGCCTGGAAAAGGCAATGGACGCTGAACTGGCGGGCCAGAACGGATCGCGCACCTACGACCGCAGCGAGGACGGCGCGGTCATTCCCGGTAGCACCCGCGATGTGTATCCAGCCGTCGACGGATCCACTGTCGAGTTGACGATCGATGCGGATATTCAATTCTTCGTCCAGCAGCAGGCACAACTCGCCAAGGATCGCTCCGGAGCGCGCAACGTGTCAGCTGTCGTGATGGACGCACACACCGGCGAAATCCTGGCCATGGCGAATGACGGCACATTCAACCCGGCGCTTGGCCTCGGCGCACCGGAGAACAAGGTTTCCGAGCTCGGAAACTTGTCAGTATCGACACCATTCGAGCCGGGTTCGGTGGCCAAGCTAGTGACGGCTGCCGCCGCCATCGAAGACGGTCTTACCACGCCCGATGAGGTGCTTGACGTCGACGGCCGCATCAATATGGCCGGGGTGACAGTGCGTGACGCCTGGGAACACGGGGTGGTGCCTTACACCACTACTGGAATCTTTGGTAAGTCCTCCAACGTAGGCACACTGCTGCTCGCGGAGCGAGTCGGTGAAGAACGGTATGCAGAAATGCTGTGGCGCTTCGGGATTGGGCTGCCAACCGGAATTGAACTCCCTGGCGAAAGCTCGGGTATGGTACCGCCGCTGGATCAGTGGGGTGGCGGCACATTCGCAAACCTGCCTATCGGGCAGGGTCTGTCGATGTCGCTGCTTCAGATGACAGGTATGTATCAAGCAGTCGCGAACGATGGTGTTCGAGTCCCGCCTCGCATCATTCGGGCATCGGTCGATGCGTCCGGGAACCGCACCGAATCTGAGCGACCTGAACCGGTGGAGGTAGTTAGCGCGGAGACTGCCGAGATCGTTCGGGACATGTTCCGCAGTGTCGTCCAGCGCGACCCGATGGGGTATCAGCAGGGCACGGGGCCCCAGGCAGCTATCGAGGGATACCAGGTTTCCGGAAAGACCGGCACCGCGCAGCAGGTCGATCCGAATTGCGGGTGCTACTCCAACTCGACTTATTGGATCACTTTCGCTGGGATCGCCCCGTCCGATGACCCGCGCTACGTGATCGGCGTGATGCTTGATGCGCCGGTCCGCGGGGTCGACGGCGGCGGCGGCACGTCAGGGGCGCCTCTATTCCACAATATCGCCTCGTGGCTGCTGCAGCGGGAGAACATTCCGCTGTCGGAGGACGCCGGTCCCCGGCTCGTCCTCGACACCAGTGCGCCATAA
- the rsmH gene encoding 16S rRNA (cytosine(1402)-N(4))-methyltransferase RsmH → MTDEMPGRPSEGQPKHVPVMADRAVELFTPAITQRAADGTGAVLVDATLGLGGHAERFLRDFPGLRVVGLDRDQRALSLSRERLAAFGDRVTFVHTRFDGIVTALDQAGLAQSEAVDAILFDLGVSSMQLDEKGRGFAYSIDAPLDMRMDTTTDLTAADVLNTYSRGQLARVLSVYGEERFAGRIASAIVRYREQQPFTTSAPLVELLYGAIPAAARRTGGHPAKRTFQALRIEVNGELDALEKVIEPACAALAVGGRVAFMSYQSLEDRIVKRELAQRVKSRSPEGLPVDLPGTGPEFRLLTRGAERASETEAATNPRSAPVRLRAAERIARRSQ, encoded by the coding sequence ATGACCGATGAGATGCCCGGGCGTCCATCTGAGGGGCAGCCGAAACATGTCCCGGTGATGGCAGACCGCGCGGTCGAGCTGTTTACACCAGCGATCACCCAGCGAGCTGCGGACGGTACTGGCGCTGTCCTGGTCGATGCCACCCTGGGCCTCGGCGGACATGCAGAACGGTTCCTGCGGGATTTCCCGGGTTTGCGAGTTGTGGGTCTGGATCGCGACCAGCGCGCGCTCTCCCTATCCAGGGAGAGACTGGCGGCCTTCGGAGATCGCGTGACGTTCGTTCATACCCGTTTCGACGGGATCGTGACTGCCCTCGACCAAGCTGGTTTGGCGCAGTCCGAAGCTGTCGACGCAATTCTGTTCGACCTTGGTGTGTCATCCATGCAGCTCGATGAGAAGGGCCGCGGGTTTGCGTATTCGATCGACGCACCCCTCGACATGCGCATGGATACCACCACCGATTTAACCGCCGCGGATGTATTGAACACTTATTCGAGAGGTCAACTGGCTCGAGTGCTGAGCGTTTACGGGGAAGAACGCTTCGCTGGGCGAATAGCGTCGGCTATCGTGCGGTACCGCGAACAGCAGCCCTTCACGACGAGTGCACCACTGGTGGAGTTGCTGTACGGCGCCATACCCGCGGCCGCGCGACGGACCGGCGGGCATCCTGCGAAGCGCACTTTCCAGGCGCTGCGTATTGAAGTCAATGGCGAGCTCGATGCACTCGAAAAGGTCATCGAACCAGCCTGTGCAGCGCTCGCAGTGGGCGGTCGTGTCGCCTTCATGTCGTACCAGTCGCTCGAAGATCGCATTGTCAAAAGAGAACTTGCGCAGCGCGTGAAGTCTCGCTCGCCTGAGGGTCTACCAGTTGACCTGCCCGGAACTGGCCCTGAGTTTCGGTTGCTGACGCGTGGGGCCGAACGTGCCTCGGAAACGGAAGCGGCAACAAATCCACGTTCAGCGCCGGTACGGCTTCGCGCTGCCGAGCGGATCGCAAGGAGATCGCAATGA
- a CDS encoding DUF3040 domain-containing protein: MPLSEHEQRMLEQIESALYAEDPKFASQVRTASTRGASPRRRLQVAAIFLLGLVLLIAGVALPLKLGDFPILSLVGFLVMFGAGVWALAGNHQRTADGEGQEASTDSGASGKQGGKKPQPGARKPRGSSESFSKRMEERFRKRFEQ; the protein is encoded by the coding sequence GTGCCACTCTCCGAGCACGAGCAGCGCATGCTCGAACAGATCGAGAGCGCGCTCTATGCCGAGGATCCGAAGTTCGCTTCGCAAGTGCGCACAGCAAGCACTCGCGGTGCATCTCCGCGTCGGCGACTCCAGGTCGCTGCGATCTTCTTGCTGGGGCTTGTCCTGCTGATCGCCGGGGTTGCGCTGCCGCTCAAGTTGGGTGATTTTCCCATTCTGAGTCTCGTCGGCTTCCTGGTGATGTTCGGCGCAGGAGTCTGGGCGCTTGCGGGTAACCACCAGCGCACAGCAGATGGAGAAGGCCAAGAGGCCTCAACGGACTCCGGTGCTTCTGGCAAGCAAGGCGGCAAGAAGCCGCAGCCAGGAGCGCGCAAGCCCCGGGGTTCATCCGAAAGTTTCTCGAAGCGGATGGAAGAGAGATTCCGGAAGCGTTTCGAGCAATAG
- a CDS encoding SAV_6107 family HEPN domain-containing protein codes for MRSQMSPAPCVSRPGAGVAAARARDLLRRADQLHAESVSECRADDKFRAAYLAALRGAATVLALYDKPQRRGRRTRNAWVLLEGVSEEWARWSGEFATYSRRRTAFEAGIASATLAEADGLCQLAGEFLDVVHETVFGLREPGAA; via the coding sequence ATGCGCTCACAGATGAGCCCGGCGCCCTGTGTTTCGCGCCCTGGAGCCGGTGTAGCGGCAGCGCGAGCGCGTGACCTGCTGCGACGGGCGGATCAGCTCCACGCGGAGTCAGTCAGCGAATGTAGGGCTGACGACAAATTCCGCGCCGCTTATCTGGCGGCACTTCGGGGTGCGGCAACAGTGCTGGCACTGTATGACAAACCTCAGCGGCGAGGCCGTAGGACGAGAAACGCCTGGGTTCTGCTGGAAGGCGTCTCTGAAGAATGGGCGCGCTGGAGCGGGGAGTTCGCCACCTATTCGCGTCGGCGAACAGCTTTCGAGGCAGGGATCGCCTCAGCCACTCTTGCGGAGGCAGACGGTCTCTGCCAATTGGCTGGTGAGTTCCTTGACGTGGTTCACGAGACGGTGTTTGGACTGCGTGAGCCAGGTGCGGCGTGA
- a CDS encoding UDP-N-acetylmuramoyl-L-alanyl-D-glutamate--2,6-diaminopimelate ligase produces MWGAAAKWERSGLVPIGQAAGGPGEEPSSPRPSTLPPTPLSELLVVSGARAAAGPPVEAKTVSGVELRAQHVVDGDLFAALPGARAHGASFIPGALARGAAAILTDEAGLAHVSSDIQVPVLVHDEPRRILGDTAARIYGNPSDKLQLIGITGTSGKTTTAYLIEGGLVAAGLRAGLIGTVETRIEGKPVPSALTTPEAPQLQALLAVMAERGIDSVVMEVSSHALALGRVDGCHFAVGGFTNLSHDHLDFHRDMEDYFDTKARLFVAESRVKCERAVICVDDDWGRRMADCAEGDVVTVSADGHPAQWLARSAHVVSTGVQAFAAERSDGRQYDVTVRLPGRYNVANALLALAILDAAGANTTQAARGLADVQVPGRVERIDRGQPFLAVVDYAHKPGAVEAVLATLRAQARGKIALVIGAGGNRDTGKRQPMGEASARGSDVVIITDDNPRDEDSSAIRAEMLAGARRVPEAERAEIQEIGDRAKAIRVAVEWVAAHGIGDDVVLVAGKGHETGQEIRGVKHPFDDRLILADAIDAALRSEVAE; encoded by the coding sequence ATGTGGGGTGCTGCAGCGAAGTGGGAGAGGAGTGGACTGGTGCCAATCGGACAGGCAGCGGGCGGACCAGGGGAGGAGCCGTCGTCTCCGCGACCGTCGACCTTGCCCCCAACTCCTCTTTCCGAGCTGCTTGTCGTGTCAGGTGCGCGCGCTGCTGCGGGACCGCCCGTCGAGGCGAAGACTGTGTCAGGTGTGGAGCTGCGAGCCCAGCATGTGGTCGATGGAGACCTCTTCGCCGCACTTCCTGGTGCTCGAGCACACGGAGCTTCGTTCATTCCGGGGGCGCTCGCACGCGGCGCCGCTGCCATTCTCACGGATGAGGCTGGCCTAGCGCACGTCAGCAGTGACATCCAGGTACCGGTGCTTGTGCATGATGAGCCCCGCCGGATTCTGGGCGATACCGCCGCTCGCATCTACGGCAACCCATCGGACAAACTTCAGCTGATCGGCATCACGGGGACGTCAGGGAAGACGACAACTGCATACCTCATCGAAGGTGGTCTTGTGGCTGCCGGACTCCGCGCAGGACTGATCGGCACTGTGGAGACGCGCATTGAGGGGAAACCGGTCCCGAGCGCGCTGACTACGCCCGAGGCGCCACAGTTACAGGCTTTGCTCGCCGTCATGGCGGAGCGGGGAATCGACTCTGTGGTGATGGAAGTGTCGAGCCACGCGCTTGCGCTGGGCCGCGTCGACGGATGCCACTTCGCTGTCGGCGGTTTCACGAATCTGTCGCACGATCATCTCGACTTCCATCGCGACATGGAAGATTACTTCGACACGAAGGCGCGTCTGTTTGTCGCAGAATCACGGGTGAAATGTGAACGTGCGGTCATCTGCGTAGATGATGATTGGGGCCGCCGGATGGCGGACTGCGCCGAGGGCGACGTGGTAACAGTATCCGCTGATGGTCACCCGGCTCAGTGGCTCGCTCGCAGCGCTCATGTGGTGAGTACCGGAGTGCAGGCCTTCGCAGCGGAACGCAGTGACGGTCGGCAATACGACGTGACAGTCAGGTTGCCCGGCAGATACAACGTGGCGAACGCGCTCCTGGCGCTCGCGATCCTGGACGCTGCTGGCGCGAATACGACCCAAGCGGCACGAGGCCTAGCGGATGTTCAGGTTCCCGGGCGCGTGGAACGTATCGACCGTGGACAGCCGTTCTTGGCGGTCGTGGACTACGCGCACAAGCCTGGCGCGGTGGAGGCAGTGCTCGCTACCTTGCGCGCCCAGGCGCGGGGCAAGATCGCGCTGGTGATCGGCGCTGGCGGCAATCGCGATACCGGCAAACGTCAGCCGATGGGTGAGGCGAGCGCACGGGGCAGTGACGTTGTGATCATCACCGATGACAATCCGCGTGATGAGGATTCGTCGGCAATACGCGCGGAGATGCTCGCTGGCGCGCGACGTGTACCGGAGGCCGAACGCGCGGAAATCCAGGAGATCGGTGACCGCGCGAAAGCTATCCGAGTTGCTGTCGAGTGGGTCGCCGCCCATGGAATTGGCGACGATGTGGTTCTCGTGGCGGGGAAAGGTCACGAGACGGGGCAGGAGATAAGAGGTGTGAAGCATCCTTTCGACGATCGGCTTATCCTTGCCGACGCCATCGATGCTGCGCTGAGGAGCGAGGTAGCTGAGTGA
- the murD gene encoding UDP-N-acetylmuramoyl-L-alanine--D-glutamate ligase produces MTPGVSPAPLPHDFAGREVLVAGAGVSGLATVRALHAIGARAVVADTREHALEPAIEQGARGLLLDSAMPPGREIFEGIRLVVTSPGWRPDADLLAEATRNGIPVWGDVELAWRLDQAGIFGPPRRWLAVTGTNGKTTTTTMLNSILRAAGLHSAACGNIGRPILDAMMAGYGTDLPDLQARIDVLAIELSSFQLFWAPSVTPEAGVILNIAEDHLDWHGSMDAYVEAKLRVLTGRIGVLGLDDPVASQLTNRSMAARTIGFRLGAPERNEFGVADGYLVDRAFGDAAGVRLVKADEVRPGGRPGLLDGLAAAALARGLGVAAEAVAEGLRTHETGPHRNAKVASLGGVTYVDDSKATNPHAALASISTYPRVVWLAGGLLKGANVEELIADVRDQLVAAVLIGADRRVIAETLARHAPDVPVVEVFAGDDRSVTVTTIQSGRAGTPLAAQEKRYAAPVDTDLADAVMARAVNAAAALARRGDTVLLAPSAASLDMFRDYGHRGRSFSLAVAALGSPPVPGVKGVGD; encoded by the coding sequence GTGACCCCTGGCGTTTCGCCCGCACCGCTTCCGCACGACTTCGCGGGGAGAGAGGTCCTGGTTGCGGGAGCGGGGGTCTCCGGCCTCGCTACGGTGCGTGCGCTGCACGCGATCGGTGCGCGCGCGGTAGTAGCCGACACGCGTGAGCATGCGCTCGAACCGGCCATCGAACAGGGGGCTCGCGGTCTTCTGCTCGACTCCGCCATGCCCCCAGGGAGGGAGATCTTCGAGGGGATCCGCCTCGTCGTGACGAGCCCGGGATGGCGGCCAGACGCCGATCTGCTAGCGGAGGCGACACGCAACGGGATCCCGGTCTGGGGTGACGTGGAGCTCGCCTGGCGGCTCGACCAAGCCGGAATATTCGGTCCGCCGCGGCGATGGCTTGCCGTCACTGGAACCAACGGCAAGACCACTACCACCACCATGCTGAACTCGATTCTTCGTGCCGCTGGACTCCACAGCGCAGCGTGCGGAAATATCGGGCGCCCGATACTGGACGCGATGATGGCGGGGTATGGCACTGATCTCCCTGATCTTCAAGCCCGAATCGATGTGCTCGCAATCGAGTTATCGTCCTTCCAGCTCTTCTGGGCACCCTCAGTGACCCCGGAAGCGGGAGTGATCCTGAACATCGCTGAGGACCACCTCGACTGGCACGGCAGCATGGATGCCTACGTCGAGGCGAAGCTGCGGGTCCTCACGGGCCGCATCGGCGTGCTGGGACTAGATGATCCCGTCGCTTCCCAATTGACTAACAGATCGATGGCAGCACGGACGATCGGGTTCCGTTTGGGTGCCCCCGAGCGCAACGAGTTTGGCGTTGCCGACGGTTACCTGGTTGATCGTGCATTCGGTGATGCTGCGGGCGTCCGGCTGGTGAAGGCGGACGAGGTACGGCCAGGAGGGCGGCCGGGCTTGCTCGATGGTCTCGCCGCGGCAGCGCTGGCCCGGGGACTCGGCGTAGCCGCGGAAGCGGTCGCAGAAGGGCTGCGTACCCATGAGACTGGTCCGCACCGCAATGCGAAGGTGGCGTCGCTCGGCGGCGTCACATATGTCGATGATTCGAAAGCGACCAACCCACATGCCGCGCTTGCGTCGATCTCGACGTATCCGCGCGTCGTGTGGCTTGCGGGAGGTCTACTCAAAGGCGCCAACGTCGAGGAACTCATTGCCGACGTCCGAGACCAACTGGTGGCTGCGGTCCTTATAGGAGCGGATCGCCGGGTGATAGCGGAGACATTAGCGCGACACGCGCCGGATGTTCCTGTCGTCGAGGTGTTCGCGGGCGACGATAGGTCAGTGACAGTGACGACGATTCAGAGCGGACGCGCTGGCACCCCTTTGGCAGCGCAGGAGAAGCGGTACGCCGCACCCGTGGACACTGACCTCGCCGATGCGGTCATGGCGCGTGCGGTCAACGCCGCCGCCGCGCTCGCACGGCGGGGAGACACGGTGCTGCTAGCGCCGTCAGCCGCGTCGCTAGACATGTTCCGTGATTATGGTCATCGCGGTCGGAGCTTCTCTCTTGCGGTGGCAGCGCTCGGATCTCCGCCAGTCCCTGGCGTGAAGGGTGTCGGGGACTGA
- a CDS encoding GNAT family N-acetyltransferase: MHEALQIYVAAMGYPPSVARRRAPMWAEHALRPGWKAVAAVLEPDDPLRGVSKLAPHRAPLVGIAYGYSGAPSQWWYRQVWAALESGQGEFNAERALENYFELTELHVHPDAQGMGVGQALITALLDARPENSVLLSTPEIGAEDNRAWRLYRRLGFADVLRHFQFDGDPRPFAVLGRELPL; the protein is encoded by the coding sequence ATGCATGAGGCGCTCCAGATTTATGTGGCGGCGATGGGATACCCGCCGTCAGTCGCCCGTCGCAGGGCCCCGATGTGGGCGGAACATGCCCTGCGACCAGGGTGGAAGGCGGTGGCGGCAGTCCTGGAACCAGACGACCCGCTCCGCGGGGTCAGCAAGCTCGCGCCGCACCGTGCTCCGCTTGTCGGCATCGCATATGGCTACTCGGGTGCCCCCAGCCAGTGGTGGTACCGGCAGGTCTGGGCCGCCCTCGAGTCGGGGCAGGGCGAGTTTAACGCGGAGCGCGCACTGGAGAACTACTTCGAACTGACCGAACTCCACGTCCACCCTGACGCGCAGGGCATGGGCGTGGGTCAGGCACTGATTACTGCACTGCTCGATGCCAGGCCGGAGAACTCGGTGCTGCTATCCACACCAGAAATCGGTGCGGAGGACAATCGCGCGTGGCGGCTCTACCGTCGGCTCGGCTTCGCCGACGTGTTACGGCATTTTCAGTTTGACGGCGACCCTCGGCCCTTTGCTGTCCTCGGACGGGAGCTTCCGCTCTGA
- the mraZ gene encoding division/cell wall cluster transcriptional repressor MraZ, which produces MFLGTYTPKLDDKGRLTLPAKFRESLVGGVMVVKGQDHSLAVYPRAEFMELARKAASISRSDPQARAFIRSLASGADEQHVDAQGRITISSAHRKWAGLAKDCVVVGSVDFLEIWDSGSWEEYLSENEEDYSQARDEVLKEIL; this is translated from the coding sequence ATGTTTCTCGGCACCTACACGCCCAAGTTGGACGACAAGGGTCGGCTCACATTGCCGGCGAAGTTCAGGGAATCGCTCGTGGGAGGTGTGATGGTTGTTAAGGGGCAGGATCATAGCCTTGCCGTCTACCCGCGCGCCGAGTTCATGGAGCTTGCTAGGAAAGCGGCATCTATCTCGCGCAGCGATCCGCAGGCACGCGCGTTTATTCGCAGCCTCGCTTCGGGTGCGGATGAGCAGCATGTTGATGCTCAAGGCCGCATCACGATCTCCTCAGCTCACCGCAAATGGGCGGGGCTCGCGAAGGACTGTGTCGTCGTCGGCTCCGTGGACTTTCTGGAGATTTGGGATTCCGGATCGTGGGAGGAATATCTCTCGGAGAACGAGGAGGACTACTCGCAGGCTCGTGACGAGGTGCTCAAGGAGATCCTCTGA
- the mraY gene encoding phospho-N-acetylmuramoyl-pentapeptide-transferase has product MTQVLYAGGFALAVSILLTPVLIRVFSKQGFGQEIRVEGPQSHQSKRGTPSMGGVAILAGIWAGYWGSHLVGLGIDGEGPTASGMLVLGLTTMLAGVGFLDDFIKIRKQRNLGLNKTSKLVGQLVAALVFGGLLLQFRNQDDLTPGSPHLSYVRDITTISMGVIVFMIFVYLVVTAWSNAVNFTDGLDGLAAGTTGLVVGAYVIITFWQYRNSCQADFVPGCYHVRDPLDIAILCAAAAGACVGFLWWNAAPAKIFMGDTGSLALGGLIAGVSLTTQTALLMIVVGAIFVAEFLSVVIQIAVFRTTGRRVFRMAPFHHHFELGGWAETTVIIRFWLLTAIACALGVGLFYGEWLAASGGVS; this is encoded by the coding sequence ATGACTCAGGTTCTCTACGCTGGGGGCTTCGCGCTTGCGGTGTCGATTCTCCTGACTCCAGTACTGATCCGCGTTTTCTCGAAGCAGGGTTTCGGTCAAGAGATCCGTGTCGAAGGGCCCCAGTCACACCAGTCCAAGCGGGGCACCCCATCTATGGGCGGCGTCGCGATACTTGCCGGGATTTGGGCGGGTTACTGGGGCTCGCACCTGGTGGGGCTGGGCATCGATGGCGAAGGGCCGACGGCGTCGGGAATGCTCGTGCTCGGTCTCACCACGATGCTCGCCGGTGTGGGTTTCCTCGATGACTTCATCAAGATCCGTAAACAGCGCAATCTCGGCCTCAACAAGACGTCTAAGCTCGTGGGGCAACTCGTTGCCGCTCTGGTTTTCGGCGGTCTGCTGCTGCAGTTCCGCAACCAGGACGATCTGACGCCAGGCAGCCCGCACCTCTCCTACGTGCGTGACATCACGACCATCTCGATGGGCGTGATCGTGTTTATGATCTTCGTGTACCTAGTCGTGACGGCGTGGTCTAATGCCGTCAACTTCACCGATGGGCTTGATGGGCTTGCGGCAGGTACCACCGGTCTGGTCGTCGGGGCATACGTCATCATCACCTTCTGGCAGTACCGGAACTCTTGCCAGGCAGATTTCGTGCCCGGCTGCTATCACGTTCGTGATCCACTCGACATTGCAATCTTGTGTGCCGCAGCCGCCGGTGCGTGTGTTGGCTTCCTGTGGTGGAACGCTGCGCCAGCAAAGATCTTCATGGGCGACACGGGGTCGCTCGCTCTGGGCGGACTGATCGCCGGTGTTTCGCTCACCACGCAGACCGCGCTACTGATGATCGTCGTTGGAGCAATTTTCGTCGCCGAGTTCCTCTCCGTCGTCATCCAGATCGCTGTATTCCGCACAACTGGGCGGCGTGTGTTCCGCATGGCCCCGTTCCACCACCATTTCGAACTCGGTGGCTGGGCGGAAACCACGGTGATCATCAGATTCTGGCTGCTCACAGCGATTGCATGCGCACTCGGCGTTGGCTTGTTCTACGGTGAGTGGCTTGCTGCCTCCGGGGGAGTCTCGTGA